The Gemmatimonadaceae bacterium genome includes a window with the following:
- a CDS encoding PASTA domain-containing protein — protein sequence MKVRAGWRRAWPYLAASAGGFALAWALVAVFLFPPGAPPAEATVPNVIGLSFDVASGRLQQAGFKAQRGELRFQDATPRLSVIGMTPDQGSREPLGSAVVLDLSNGPRMGVVPNVVGMVQTPADSTLSAAGFTTDPDTVTQASDQPVGTIIGTRPAGGTRAAIPSAVTLIVSAGPATIPVPDLTGHTIIEARVLLEQLGLALGDVTILNSGGAGAQAAVVQQDPAAGTLVPVGARVTVSVSGGSAP from the coding sequence ATGAAGGTGCGTGCCGGATGGCGGCGCGCGTGGCCCTACCTGGCCGCCTCGGCAGGCGGGTTCGCCCTGGCGTGGGCGCTGGTGGCAGTGTTCCTCTTCCCGCCCGGTGCGCCACCCGCCGAGGCCACCGTTCCCAACGTCATCGGACTCAGTTTCGACGTTGCAAGCGGGCGCCTACAACAGGCCGGCTTCAAGGCCCAGCGCGGCGAGCTGCGGTTCCAGGACGCAACGCCCCGCCTGAGCGTGATCGGCATGACGCCCGACCAGGGCAGCCGCGAACCGCTGGGCAGTGCGGTGGTGCTCGATCTGAGCAACGGCCCGCGTATGGGCGTGGTGCCGAACGTCGTCGGGATGGTGCAGACGCCGGCCGATTCGACGCTCAGCGCGGCGGGGTTCACGACCGACCCCGACACCGTGACGCAGGCCAGCGACCAGCCCGTGGGAACAATCATCGGGACGCGCCCTGCGGGCGGGACGCGCGCCGCGATCCCCTCGGCCGTAACCCTGATCGTGAGCGCCGGGCCGGCCACGATCCCCGTGCCCGATCTCACCGGACACACGATCATCGAGGCCCGCGTGCTGCTGGAGCAGTTGGGGCTGGCGCTCGGCGACGTTACGATTCTCAACAGCGGGGGCGCGGGCGCGCAAGCGGCCGTGGTGCAACAGGACCCCGCGGCGGGCACTCTCGTGCCGGTGGGCGCCCGCGTCACCGTGAGCGTTTCCGGAGGCAGTGCGCCATGA
- the rsmB gene encoding 16S rRNA (cytosine(967)-C(5))-methyltransferase RsmB — MAGQDIHAHGSTTLARPMPVTDARLVAAGVCADLRRGELLDATFDRRSAPLDARDRRWTRELVYGMLRMRGRLDALLGDRVRGGLGRIDPELLDLLRLGAYQLLEMGSVPAYAAIAQTVELAKSRAGEGAGKLANAVLRRLDRERDVLILPVPADPIDALATEFSHPRWLVARWVERWGEPDTRRLLAANNAEPPIVVRPIHTTRDELAALLEAAGVRVEAAPLVADSLVLAGPVSALTEIGAFKRGLFHVQDPASTLVTEYAAVPAGATVADLCAAPGGKSVELARTAGAVCSSDVSLHRLKRLRENLARLGLANVHVYAADARVPAVRAVDFVLLDAPCTGTGTMRRHPDARWRLRPSDLAVMTALQEMLLASAARIVKPGGMLVYSTCSLEPEENDAQVDRFLAARTDWSVEPPAAGTVAADLLDGGRLRVLPQRHGADGAFAVRLRRRA, encoded by the coding sequence ATGGCAGGTCAGGACATCCACGCACACGGCAGTACCACGCTCGCCCGCCCGATGCCGGTCACCGATGCGCGATTGGTCGCCGCGGGGGTGTGCGCCGACCTCCGCCGCGGCGAACTGCTCGACGCTACCTTCGACCGCCGCTCCGCGCCGCTCGACGCCCGCGACCGCCGATGGACACGCGAACTGGTGTACGGCATGCTCCGCATGCGGGGCCGGCTCGATGCGCTGCTCGGCGACCGCGTGCGCGGCGGACTCGGCCGCATCGACCCCGAGTTGCTCGACTTGCTGCGGCTCGGCGCGTACCAGTTGCTCGAGATGGGGAGCGTCCCCGCCTACGCCGCCATCGCCCAGACCGTGGAACTCGCCAAGTCGCGCGCCGGTGAGGGCGCTGGCAAACTCGCCAACGCCGTCCTCCGGCGGCTCGACCGCGAGCGCGATGTGCTCATCTTGCCCGTACCCGCCGACCCGATCGATGCCCTGGCCACCGAGTTCTCTCACCCGCGCTGGCTCGTGGCGCGGTGGGTGGAGCGGTGGGGCGAACCCGACACGCGGCGGCTGCTCGCCGCGAACAACGCCGAGCCGCCGATCGTGGTACGCCCGATCCACACGACGCGCGACGAACTCGCCGCGTTGCTCGAGGCAGCTGGTGTCCGCGTGGAAGCCGCGCCCCTGGTGGCCGACAGCCTCGTACTCGCCGGCCCGGTGTCGGCGCTCACCGAAATCGGCGCGTTCAAGCGGGGGCTCTTCCACGTGCAGGATCCGGCATCCACGCTGGTCACGGAATACGCCGCCGTGCCCGCGGGCGCGACAGTGGCCGACCTGTGCGCGGCACCGGGCGGCAAGTCCGTGGAGCTGGCGCGAACGGCGGGCGCCGTGTGCTCCAGCGACGTATCGCTGCACCGGCTCAAGCGGCTGCGCGAGAATCTGGCGCGTCTCGGTCTGGCCAACGTCCATGTCTACGCGGCCGATGCGCGCGTGCCCGCGGTGCGCGCGGTGGACTTCGTGCTCCTCGACGCGCCCTGTACCGGCACCGGGACCATGCGCCGCCACCCCGACGCGCGCTGGCGGCTCAGACCGTCCGACCTCGCCGTGATGACGGCACTGCAGGAGATGCTGCTCGCTTCGGCGGCCCGGATCGTGAAACCGGGCGGCATGCTCGTGTACAGCACCTGCTCGCTCGAACCCGAGGAGAACGACGCACAGGTGGATCGGTTCCTTGCGGCACGCACCGATTGGAGCGTGGAGCCGCCGGCCGCGGGGACCGTGGCTGCCGATCTACTCGACGGGGGCCGACTTCGCGTGCTCCCGCAGCGCCACGGCGCCGACGGGGCGTTTGCGGTGCGGCTGCGAAGGCGGGCATGA
- the fmt gene encoding methionyl-tRNA formyltransferase, producing the protein MRVLFWGTPEFATPPLRALIGEGFDVVGVVTQPDRPVGRSRSRLEAPPVKQIAERENIPVLQPARPQGEAFRAQIAALEPEVSVIVAYGHILPAEIIDLPTHGTLNIHASLLPALRGAAPIQAAIRDGLTETGVSIMRMVPALDAGPVLLRAATPIYDDETAGELSLRLSEMGAAALIEALALIELGASREDPQDAAAATYAPKIVREMTRVDWRAPATTVSRVIRAYDPRPGAFTTLDGAEVKLFGARPAVEAHGTPGEVVAVNDDGLVVACGDGGTRLTTVQPAGKRRMAPAEWQRGRGIAVGRRFDAMPAE; encoded by the coding sequence GTGCGAGTGCTCTTCTGGGGCACGCCCGAGTTCGCCACGCCGCCGCTGCGCGCGCTGATCGGCGAGGGATTCGACGTGGTCGGCGTGGTGACGCAGCCTGACCGCCCGGTGGGGCGCTCGCGCTCGCGGCTCGAAGCGCCACCGGTGAAACAGATCGCAGAGCGCGAGAACATCCCCGTGCTCCAGCCAGCGCGCCCGCAAGGCGAGGCCTTCCGCGCGCAGATCGCGGCCCTCGAACCCGAGGTCTCGGTGATCGTGGCCTACGGACACATCCTGCCCGCCGAGATCATCGATCTACCCACGCACGGCACGCTCAACATCCACGCGTCGCTGCTTCCGGCGCTGCGCGGCGCGGCCCCGATCCAGGCCGCGATCCGCGACGGACTCACCGAGACCGGCGTCTCGATCATGCGGATGGTGCCGGCGCTCGACGCGGGGCCCGTACTGCTCCGCGCCGCCACACCGATCTACGATGACGAGACGGCGGGTGAACTCTCGCTGCGCCTGTCCGAGATGGGAGCCGCCGCGCTCATCGAGGCGTTGGCGCTCATCGAACTGGGCGCTTCGCGCGAGGACCCACAAGACGCCGCCGCCGCCACGTATGCACCCAAGATCGTGCGCGAGATGACGCGCGTGGACTGGCGCGCGCCGGCCACCACGGTGTCACGCGTGATCCGCGCGTACGACCCGCGCCCCGGCGCCTTCACCACGCTCGACGGCGCCGAGGTCAAGCTGTTCGGCGCCCGGCCCGCCGTCGAAGCGCATGGCACGCCGGGTGAGGTCGTAGCCGTGAACGATGACGGCCTGGTGGTAGCGTGTGGCGACGGCGGCACCAGGCTCACCACCGTGCAACCGGCGGGCAAGCGGCGCATGGCCCCCGCCGAATGGCAGCGCGGACGCGGCATCGCGGTCGGCCGGCGATTCGACGCCATGCCCGCCGAGTGA
- the def gene encoding peptide deformylase: MSLLDIRVLGDPILREETVPVGEVTDELRRLIDDMYETMYAAKGIGLAAPQVGRRERLTVIDLEDAPYVLINPEIVERAGSAKAEEGCLSIPDVYGDVERASHVVVRATGRDGKPFEIAATDLLSRCIQHEIDHLHGRLFIDYLSVLKRRSALAKWTKEKEKYPGLIRRITPADAAAHHHRDEEL, translated from the coding sequence ATGAGCCTGCTCGACATCCGGGTCCTCGGCGACCCGATCCTGCGCGAAGAGACGGTGCCGGTTGGCGAAGTCACCGACGAGTTGCGCCGCCTGATCGACGACATGTACGAGACGATGTACGCCGCCAAGGGGATCGGGCTGGCGGCGCCGCAGGTGGGGCGCCGCGAGCGCCTCACCGTGATCGATCTCGAGGACGCACCCTACGTGCTGATCAACCCCGAGATCGTCGAGCGGGCCGGATCGGCCAAGGCGGAGGAAGGCTGCCTCTCCATTCCCGACGTCTACGGCGACGTGGAGCGCGCGTCGCACGTGGTGGTCCGCGCGACCGGCCGTGACGGCAAGCCGTTCGAGATTGCGGCCACCGACCTGCTCTCCCGCTGCATACAGCACGAGATCGACCATCTGCACGGACGGCTGTTCATCGATTATCTGAGTGTGCTCAAGCGCCGGAGCGCCCTCGCCAAGTGGACCAAGGAGAAGGAGAAGTACCCCGGGCTGATCCGGCGGATCACGCCGGCCGACGCCGCGGCGCACCACCACCGCGACGAGGAACTCTGA
- the yajC gene encoding preprotein translocase subunit YajC yields MTLPFAALLAMAPAQGGQSSLIPFMVQLALIVAIFYFLLIRPQQKQRRQHEQALASLKKGDEVVTAGGVVGEVVHIKESLKPDGTNGPSAEDRITIKSGETRLIVERGRIARIIAGAAGTTGG; encoded by the coding sequence ATGACACTCCCTTTTGCGGCACTGCTGGCGATGGCCCCCGCCCAGGGCGGGCAGAGTTCGCTGATTCCGTTCATGGTCCAGCTGGCGCTCATCGTCGCCATCTTCTACTTCCTGCTCATCCGGCCGCAGCAGAAACAGCGGCGCCAGCACGAGCAGGCGCTGGCCAGCTTGAAGAAGGGAGACGAGGTCGTCACCGCGGGCGGCGTGGTGGGCGAGGTGGTGCACATCAAGGAGTCGCTCAAGCCGGACGGCACGAACGGCCCGTCCGCAGAAGACCGTATCACGATCAAGTCGGGCGAGACGCGATTGATCGTCGAGCGGGGTCGGATCGCGCGCATCATCGCCGGGGCGGCCGGCACCACCGGCGGATGA
- the tgt gene encoding tRNA guanosine(34) transglycosylase Tgt, which produces MSDPFGFAMVAQLGAARAGAFTTPHGVVETPAFMAVGTLATVKALDPDDLRAMGAQMILANAYHLHLRPGDELVRQLGGLHRFMQWNGPILTDSGGFQVFSLAALRTVDEDGVDFQSHLDGSRRRFTPESVMEIERNLGGDVVMQFDHVIPGRSDATAARDASERSVRWLARCRAAFNALDRERPQALFPIVQGGIHVALRREAARAIQDLDDWKGFGIGGLSVGEDKPDMYATLDVVNEELRADRPRYLMGVGFPEDLVEAVRRGVDLFDCVAPTRMGRNGAVFTREGRLNIKRAEYRADERPLDEACECTACRRFSRAYLRHLFLADELLGLRLLSLHNVHFLVSLMRQARDAIRGGTFDGWSQQWLDRYHSRTGTSA; this is translated from the coding sequence ATGTCAGATCCGTTCGGGTTTGCGATGGTCGCCCAACTCGGCGCAGCCCGCGCCGGCGCATTCACCACGCCGCACGGAGTCGTGGAGACGCCGGCGTTCATGGCGGTGGGGACCCTGGCCACCGTCAAAGCGCTCGACCCTGACGACCTGAGGGCCATGGGCGCGCAGATGATTCTCGCCAACGCCTACCACCTGCACCTGCGGCCGGGCGACGAGCTGGTGCGGCAGTTGGGCGGTCTCCACCGCTTCATGCAGTGGAACGGCCCCATCCTCACCGACTCCGGTGGCTTCCAGGTCTTCTCGCTCGCTGCGCTGCGCACGGTGGACGAGGACGGCGTGGACTTCCAGAGCCACCTCGACGGCTCGCGCAGGCGCTTCACCCCCGAATCGGTCATGGAGATCGAGCGGAACCTGGGCGGCGACGTCGTGATGCAATTCGACCACGTGATCCCGGGCCGGAGTGACGCCACCGCCGCGCGCGACGCGAGCGAACGTAGCGTCCGCTGGCTGGCCCGCTGCCGTGCCGCGTTCAACGCCCTCGACCGCGAGCGGCCCCAGGCCCTGTTTCCCATCGTGCAGGGAGGCATCCACGTCGCACTCCGCCGCGAGGCGGCGCGGGCCATCCAGGACCTCGACGACTGGAAGGGGTTCGGCATCGGGGGCCTGTCGGTGGGCGAGGACAAGCCGGACATGTATGCCACCCTCGACGTGGTGAACGAGGAACTGCGCGCCGACCGCCCGCGCTACCTCATGGGCGTGGGCTTTCCCGAGGACCTCGTGGAAGCGGTGCGGCGCGGCGTCGACCTGTTCGACTGCGTGGCGCCGACGCGCATGGGGCGCAATGGCGCCGTATTCACCCGGGAGGGGCGTCTCAACATCAAGCGGGCCGAGTACCGGGCGGATGAACGACCGCTGGACGAGGCGTGCGAGTGCACGGCGTGCCGCCGCTTCAGCCGCGCCTACCTGCGGCATCTGTTCCTGGCCGACGAACTGCTCGGCTTGCGCCTCCTGTCCCTGCATAATGTACATTTCCTCGTCTCGCTGATGCGGCAGGCGCGCGACGCCATCCGCGGCGGCACCTTCGACGGCTGGAGCCAGCAGTGGCTGGACCGCTACCACTCACGCACGGGCACCTCGGCATGA
- the queA gene encoding tRNA preQ1(34) S-adenosylmethionine ribosyltransferase-isomerase QueA yields MPPGTRTSDYDFPLAPGLIAQSAIEPRDASRLMIVDRAAGTIAHGLFSDLASLVPAGDLLVLNTTRVLRARLLGTRDSGAPAEVLLLKPVGDGAWEAMVSPGGKLKPGRTVHVAPGFDVEIVSVTDRRTRVVRLIVDGSADEAIERHGHVPLPPYIDRADLPADAERYQTVYARQPGSVAAPTAGLHFTPRLLDALAAKGARRADVVLHVGAGTFKPVEVEDPAQHTMHEEWYAVPPETTAAVADTRAAGGKLWAVGTTSVRTLESAALVDGTLAAGSAETRIFIRPPYTFRVVDHLITNFHLPRSTLLMLVAAFAGYDLTMHAYAEAVAREYRFYSYGDAMVIL; encoded by the coding sequence ATGCCTCCCGGCACGCGAACCTCGGACTACGACTTTCCGCTCGCCCCCGGGCTCATCGCGCAATCGGCGATCGAGCCGCGCGATGCGTCGCGCCTGATGATCGTGGACCGCGCGGCCGGTACGATCGCGCACGGCCTGTTCTCCGACCTGGCCTCGCTGGTCCCGGCCGGCGACCTACTGGTGCTCAATACCACGCGTGTGCTGCGGGCTCGCCTGCTCGGCACCCGCGACTCCGGGGCACCGGCCGAGGTCCTGCTTCTCAAACCAGTGGGCGACGGCGCGTGGGAGGCGATGGTGTCACCTGGCGGGAAGCTCAAGCCCGGGCGCACGGTGCACGTGGCGCCGGGATTCGACGTGGAGATCGTGTCGGTCACCGACCGCCGCACGCGCGTCGTGCGGTTGATCGTCGACGGGAGCGCCGACGAGGCGATCGAGCGACACGGGCATGTGCCGCTCCCTCCGTACATCGACCGCGCCGATCTGCCCGCCGACGCCGAACGCTACCAGACGGTGTACGCCCGCCAGCCCGGCTCCGTAGCCGCGCCCACGGCCGGCCTGCACTTCACGCCGCGGCTGCTCGACGCGCTCGCCGCCAAGGGGGCCCGGCGGGCCGACGTGGTGCTGCACGTGGGCGCTGGCACCTTCAAGCCGGTCGAGGTGGAGGATCCGGCCCAGCATACGATGCACGAGGAGTGGTATGCGGTACCGCCGGAGACCACCGCCGCCGTGGCCGACACGCGCGCCGCGGGCGGCAAGCTGTGGGCGGTGGGCACGACGTCCGTGCGCACGCTCGAGAGTGCGGCCCTTGTCGACGGCACCCTCGCGGCCGGCAGCGCCGAAACGCGCATCTTCATCCGCCCCCCATACACTTTCCGGGTCGTGGACCACCTGATCACCAACTTCCACCTGCCCCGCTCCACTCTCCTCATGCTCGTCGCGGCATTCGCCGGCTACGACCTTACGATGCATGCCTACGCCGAAGCGGTAGCCCGCGAGTACCGCTTCTATTCGTACGGTGACGCGATGGTCATTCTTTAA
- the ruvB gene encoding Holliday junction branch migration DNA helicase RuvB has protein sequence MSRAEITTPDALPEESVVELSLRPQRLAEFIGQTKVKESLRIWIDAALARREPLDHALFFGPPGLGKTTLAELIARELGVNVRTTSGPALEKPGDLVGTLTNLRAGDILFIDEIHRLRPIIEEFLYPAMEDFKIDIRLSEGPKAQTITMPIERFTLVGATTRFGMLTPPMRARFGIIERLNFYPPEDLEQIVFRSADVLRVAIDADGAREIARRSRGTPRVANRLLRRVRDYAQVRADGAITREVAGELLRMIDVDEFGLDDMDARILKTIIEKFDGGPVGLGSVGTAVGEDENTIEEVYEPFLVQNGFLQLTSRGRVATPKAYAHFGYARPAGEQRNLL, from the coding sequence ATGTCACGCGCCGAAATCACCACGCCCGACGCGCTCCCCGAGGAATCCGTCGTCGAACTGTCGCTGCGCCCGCAGCGGCTCGCCGAGTTCATCGGTCAGACGAAGGTCAAGGAGAGCCTGCGCATCTGGATCGACGCCGCGCTCGCGCGGCGCGAGCCCCTGGACCACGCGCTGTTCTTCGGCCCACCTGGCCTGGGCAAGACGACGCTGGCCGAGTTGATCGCGCGCGAACTAGGGGTGAACGTGCGCACGACTTCTGGCCCGGCGCTCGAGAAGCCCGGGGATCTCGTCGGCACGCTCACGAACCTGCGCGCCGGCGACATCCTGTTCATCGACGAGATCCACCGCCTGCGTCCGATCATCGAGGAATTCCTCTATCCGGCGATGGAGGACTTCAAGATCGACATCCGCCTTTCCGAAGGGCCCAAGGCGCAGACGATCACGATGCCGATCGAGCGGTTCACGCTCGTCGGTGCCACGACGCGGTTCGGCATGCTCACGCCGCCCATGCGCGCCCGGTTCGGCATCATCGAACGGCTGAACTTCTACCCCCCCGAGGATCTCGAGCAGATCGTGTTCCGGTCGGCCGACGTGCTCCGGGTGGCGATCGATGCCGACGGCGCCCGTGAGATCGCCCGTCGCTCGCGCGGCACGCCGCGCGTGGCCAACCGGCTCCTGCGCCGGGTGCGCGACTACGCCCAGGTGCGCGCTGACGGCGCGATCACGCGCGAAGTCGCCGGCGAGCTGCTGCGCATGATCGACGTGGACGAGTTCGGGCTCGACGACATGGATGCCCGTATCCTCAAGACGATCATCGAGAAGTTCGATGGTGGACCGGTGGGACTGGGCAGCGTCGGCACCGCGGTGGGTGAGGACGAGAACACGATCGAGGAAGTGTACGAGCCGTTCCTGGTGCAGAACGGATTCCTGCAGCTCACGTCTCGCGGCCGTGTGGCAACGCCCAAGGCGTATGCGCATTTCGGATACGCGAGGCCTGCCGGGGAGCAGAGAAACCTGCTCTGA
- a CDS encoding aminotransferase class I/II-fold pyridoxal phosphate-dependent enzyme, with translation MRAAQRTATFTESVIREMTRVANLYGAVNLSQGFPDFPMPASMKDAACAAIRGDINQYAITWGSPPLRLAIAEKYRRWYSMDLDTEREITVTCGATEAMAGVFMALIDPGDEVVVIEPYYENYGPDAILAGAKPVFVPLERPDWTLDPDRLRAAFSPRTKAIVVNTPHNPTGRVLTRAEMDLIAELCIEYDAWAITDEIYEHIRYAGDHHVLATWPGMRERTITISGLSKTFSCTGWRLGYAIAPPEQTSAIRKVHDFLTVGAPAPLQAAGAVGMRFDAQYFNHMAQEYRERRDLIVPALRESGFKFTVPEGAYYILAEFSDISGDDDVTFAKWMAKEIGVATVPGSSFYHDPADGRNLVRFAFCKKLETLERAVERLGRMKEWKEA, from the coding sequence GTGCGAGCAGCCCAGCGCACGGCGACGTTCACGGAGTCGGTCATCCGCGAGATGACGCGCGTCGCCAATCTGTACGGAGCGGTGAACCTCTCCCAGGGCTTTCCCGACTTCCCGATGCCGGCATCGATGAAGGACGCGGCGTGCGCCGCGATCCGCGGCGACATCAACCAGTACGCCATCACGTGGGGCAGCCCACCCTTACGGTTGGCGATCGCCGAGAAGTACCGCCGCTGGTACAGCATGGACCTGGACACGGAGCGCGAGATCACGGTGACCTGCGGCGCCACCGAAGCGATGGCCGGTGTGTTCATGGCGCTCATCGATCCGGGCGACGAAGTGGTCGTCATCGAGCCGTACTACGAGAACTACGGGCCCGATGCGATCCTGGCCGGCGCCAAGCCGGTGTTCGTGCCCCTCGAGCGTCCTGACTGGACACTCGACCCCGACCGTCTGCGCGCGGCCTTCAGCCCGCGCACCAAGGCGATCGTCGTCAATACGCCGCACAACCCGACGGGGCGCGTGTTGACGCGCGCCGAGATGGACCTGATCGCCGAGTTGTGCATCGAATACGACGCCTGGGCGATCACCGACGAGATCTACGAACACATCCGCTACGCGGGCGATCACCACGTGTTGGCGACGTGGCCCGGCATGCGCGAACGCACGATCACGATCTCGGGCCTGTCCAAGACGTTCAGCTGCACCGGCTGGCGGTTGGGGTACGCGATCGCGCCCCCCGAGCAGACGAGCGCCATTCGCAAGGTGCACGACTTCCTCACCGTGGGGGCGCCGGCGCCGCTCCAGGCGGCAGGGGCGGTCGGGATGCGCTTCGATGCGCAGTACTTCAACCACATGGCGCAGGAATACCGCGAGCGGCGTGACCTGATCGTACCGGCACTGCGCGAGTCGGGGTTCAAATTCACCGTGCCCGAGGGGGCGTACTACATTCTCGCCGAGTTCTCCGACATCAGCGGCGACGACGACGTCACGTTCGCCAAGTGGATGGCCAAGGAGATCGGCGTGGCAACGGTGCCGGGGTCGAGTTTCTACCACGACCCAGCCGACGGTCGGAACCTCGTGCGGTTCGCGTTCTGCAAGAAGCTGGAGACGTTGGAGCGGGCGGTCGAACGGCTGGGGCGGATGAAGGAATGGAAGGAGGCCTGA
- the ruvA gene encoding Holliday junction branch migration protein RuvA codes for MIAQLRGTLAAKALDRITVMTPGGVGYELLIPLAVFETLPKLGDPVQLHTQLVVRDDGWLLFGFGSPFERRVFQLLLTANGVGPALALALVSHLTAERLVHALRDKDTSTLQSVPRVGRKKAERIVLDLADKLDDLEVDDTAPRPAGAASEDAIRALVSLGYAPGDADKAVRAALEDGGRGMPAHDLIRRALASVAER; via the coding sequence GTGATCGCCCAGCTCAGGGGCACGTTGGCCGCCAAAGCGCTCGACCGCATCACCGTGATGACCCCGGGCGGGGTCGGCTACGAGTTGCTCATTCCGCTGGCCGTGTTCGAGACGTTGCCCAAGCTCGGCGACCCCGTGCAGTTGCACACGCAACTCGTGGTGCGCGACGACGGCTGGCTGCTGTTCGGCTTCGGCTCGCCATTCGAGCGGCGGGTATTCCAGCTGCTGCTCACCGCCAATGGCGTGGGGCCAGCTCTCGCCCTCGCGCTGGTATCGCACCTGACCGCCGAACGCCTGGTGCACGCGCTGCGTGACAAGGACACGTCGACGCTGCAGAGCGTGCCGCGCGTCGGTCGCAAGAAGGCCGAGCGCATCGTGCTCGATCTGGCGGACAAGCTGGACGACCTCGAGGTGGACGACACGGCACCCCGCCCTGCGGGCGCCGCTTCGGAGGACGCCATCCGCGCGCTCGTTTCGCTGGGCTACGCCCCGGGCGACGCCGACAAGGCCGTGCGCGCCGCACTCGAGGATGGCGGCCGCGGAATGCCGGCCCACGATCTGATCCGCCGCGCCCTGGCCTCCGTGGCCGAGCGCTAG
- the ruvC gene encoding crossover junction endodeoxyribonuclease RuvC: MVVLGIDPGTAQTGYGVVRGDGTRPPTLVECGVLRTKARDPLPARLREIYEGIIELLDRHHPDAMAVEDVFYARNVRTTIVLGHARGVVLLAGEQRAVAIHEFPPAEIKKAVVGRGGATKEQVQFMVTRLLRLAAPPQPNDAADGVAAALACIMGARVASLTALSDARS; encoded by the coding sequence ATGGTCGTCCTCGGCATCGACCCCGGCACGGCGCAGACCGGCTACGGGGTCGTGCGCGGCGACGGCACGCGTCCCCCAACGCTCGTGGAGTGCGGCGTGTTGCGCACGAAGGCCAGGGATCCCCTGCCGGCCAGGCTGCGCGAGATCTACGAAGGGATCATCGAGTTGCTGGACCGGCACCACCCCGATGCGATGGCCGTGGAAGATGTGTTCTACGCCCGCAACGTGCGCACCACGATCGTGCTTGGCCACGCGCGGGGGGTCGTGCTCCTGGCCGGCGAGCAGCGCGCCGTGGCGATCCACGAATTCCCGCCCGCCGAGATCAAGAAGGCCGTCGTGGGACGAGGCGGCGCCACCAAGGAACAGGTGCAATTCATGGTGACCCGTCTGCTGCGACTGGCGGCGCCGCCTCAGCCCAACGATGCCGCCGATGGCGTGGCGGCCGCCCTGGCGTGCATCATGGGCGCCCGCGTGGCGAGCCTCACGGCGCTGTCGGACGCGCGTTCGTGA
- a CDS encoding YebC/PmpR family DNA-binding transcriptional regulator, which translates to MAGHSKWKQIKHYKAATDAKRGALFTKLIREITIAAKQGGGDPGGNARLRTAIETARQNSMPKENIERAVKKGTGELEGVDYQELMYEGYGPGGVAIMISALTDNPTRTVADVRHKMSRGGGNIGSQNSVAWMFAKKGQLTIDATKYGEDKALEAALDAGAEDFARDGDVYVVTTEPTAFHGVKEAVEARGIEVAESEPVVMVPQNTVKVEGRTAEQLLKLLEELEDMDDVQKVWANFDIDVADLANAG; encoded by the coding sequence ATGGCCGGCCACAGTAAATGGAAGCAGATCAAGCACTACAAGGCGGCCACCGACGCCAAGCGTGGGGCGCTGTTCACGAAGCTCATCCGTGAAATCACCATCGCGGCCAAGCAGGGGGGCGGCGATCCGGGCGGAAACGCGCGGCTTCGCACGGCGATCGAAACCGCGCGCCAGAACTCCATGCCCAAGGAGAACATCGAGCGGGCCGTGAAGAAGGGCACGGGCGAACTCGAGGGCGTGGACTACCAGGAACTGATGTACGAGGGCTACGGGCCGGGCGGCGTCGCGATCATGATCTCCGCCCTCACCGACAACCCCACGCGCACCGTGGCCGACGTCCGGCACAAGATGTCGCGCGGCGGCGGGAACATCGGCTCCCAGAACTCGGTGGCCTGGATGTTCGCCAAGAAGGGCCAGCTCACCATTGACGCGACGAAATACGGTGAGGACAAGGCGCTCGAGGCCGCCCTCGACGCTGGCGCGGAGGACTTCGCGCGCGACGGGGACGTGTACGTCGTGACCACCGAGCCAACGGCATTCCACGGCGTGAAGGAAGCCGTCGAGGCCAGAGGCATCGAGGTCGCCGAGTCGGAGCCCGTGGTGATGGTGCCCCAGAACACGGTGAAGGTCGAGGGCAGGACCGCCGAGCAGTTGCTCAAGCTCCTCGAAGAACTCGAAGACATGGACGACGTGCAGAAGGTCTGGGCCAACTTCGACATCGACGTCGCCGACCTGGCGAACGCGGGATAA